A window of the Tripterygium wilfordii isolate XIE 37 chromosome 12, ASM1340144v1, whole genome shotgun sequence genome harbors these coding sequences:
- the LOC120010520 gene encoding uncharacterized protein LOC120010520, which translates to MVSENVSVVLQRKLPPKLKDPESFSINITVGDKKMEKAMLDLGASINLMPYFVYLQLGLGEVKPTTMSLQLADRSVKYPRGIVEDILVQVDRLIVPADFVVLNMDDTPMHDRELPILLGRPFMATVNTLIDVKHGVFTMTGLDQTVQFTVFESLSHPLSSLDCFTIHALDSLVFSSFL; encoded by the coding sequence ATGGTCTCGGAGAATGTGAGTGTTGTACTTCAAAGGAAGCTACCTCCCAAACTTAAGGATCCTGAAAGTTTTTCTATCAACATAACAGTAGGAGACAAGAAGATGGAAAAGGCAATGCTAGATTTGGGAGCGAGtataaatttgatgccatactTTGTATATCTTCAATTAGGTTTGGGGGAGGTGAAGCCGACAACAATGTCTCTACAACTTGCGGATCGATCTGTCAAATATCCAAGAGGGATAGTAGAAGATATTCTAGTTCAAGTTGATAGACTAATTGTTCCTGCGGATTTTGTAGTGCTCAATATGGACGATACTCCAATGCATGATCGTGAACTTCCTATCTTACTTGGACGTCCATTCATGGCCACCGTAAATACTTTAATAGATGTGAAGCATGGAGTTTTTACCATGACAGGCCTAGATCAAACTGTGCAATTCACGGTGTTTGAATCCTTATCTCATCCCTTGAGTTCTTTGGATTGTTTTACGATTCATGCATTGGATTCTCTTGTTTTCTCTAGTTTCTTATAG